The Claveliimonas bilis genome window below encodes:
- a CDS encoding response regulator transcription factor, translated as MSKILIVEDEEAIADLEKDYLELSGFTVEVANDGESGLEMALGNDYNLLILDLMLPGVDGFEICRQVRDKKNTPIIMVSAKKDDIDKIRGLGLGADDYMTKPFSPSELVARVKAHLARYERLIGSAAEANKIIEIRGLKIDTTARRVWVNGVEKNFTTKEFDLLTFLASHPNHVYTKDELFSEIWDMESIGDIATVTVHIKKIREKIEVDTANPQYIETIWGVGYRFRM; from the coding sequence ATGAGTAAAATTTTGATAGTAGAGGATGAAGAGGCGATTGCTGACCTGGAAAAAGATTATCTGGAACTTTCCGGATTTACAGTGGAGGTGGCAAACGATGGGGAGAGCGGACTGGAGATGGCTCTTGGAAATGATTACAATCTGCTGATCCTGGATCTGATGCTGCCTGGTGTAGACGGATTTGAGATATGCCGTCAGGTGCGGGATAAGAAAAACACACCGATCATTATGGTTTCCGCTAAAAAGGATGATATTGATAAGATCCGGGGACTGGGACTCGGAGCTGACGATTATATGACGAAACCTTTCAGCCCCAGTGAACTTGTGGCAAGGGTAAAGGCACATCTTGCCCGGTATGAGCGGTTGATCGGAAGTGCGGCTGAGGCCAATAAGATCATCGAGATCCGTGGGCTTAAGATTGACACGACAGCCCGCAGAGTGTGGGTCAACGGAGTGGAGAAGAACTTTACCACCAAGGAATTTGATTTGCTGACTTTTCTTGCAAGTCATCCCAATCATGTGTATACTAAGGATGAATTATTCAGCGAAATATGGGACATGGAATCCATTGGAGATATTGCCACTGTCACAGTGCATATCAAAAAGATCCGTGAAAAGATAGAGGTGGATACGGCTAATCCTCAGTATATTGAGACAATATGGGGAGTGGGCTACCGCTTCAGAATGTAG
- a CDS encoding TrkH family potassium uptake protein, with amino-acid sequence MKKNIRWNTMKILAAGFLGVILAGGVLLWLPACNTRPIAFMDALFTSTSAVCVTGLVTVTPEAQFTLLGQVILLILIQVGGLGVIACVTAFFLILRKKITVKERIVIQETYNMDSPGGMVKFILRILKGTFIVEGVGALLYAFQFIPEYGVIKGIWYSVFHAVSAFCNAGIDILGSSSFIKYVNNPLINVTTMLLIILGGLGFIVWYDLLAGIRRAWKKENPGRWWFTRLSLHSKVVLTVTAGMICAGALNFFLAEYSNPDTLGNLPIGSKVMASFFQSVTTRTAGFATIPQAALTTESQMVSCVLMFIGGSPGGTAGGIKTTTIGLIVICCMAVVKGRDDAECFGRKVAERNIRMGSAVITLAVIALFTGTAIVAGIEKDVSFIRVLYETCSAIGTVGLTADLTPDLARGSQAVIMVLMYIGRIGPMTLALLFGGRAKQKGLERELPTQRVMVG; translated from the coding sequence ATGAAAAAGAATATCAGATGGAACACAATGAAGATACTGGCAGCAGGCTTTCTGGGAGTGATCCTTGCAGGGGGAGTACTGTTATGGCTTCCTGCCTGCAATACCCGCCCGATTGCTTTTATGGACGCATTGTTTACATCGACATCGGCTGTCTGCGTAACTGGTCTTGTAACAGTGACCCCGGAAGCGCAGTTCACCCTGCTTGGACAGGTGATACTCCTGATCCTGATCCAGGTGGGAGGACTGGGGGTGATCGCATGTGTGACAGCCTTTTTTCTTATTTTACGGAAAAAGATTACGGTAAAAGAAAGGATTGTTATCCAGGAGACCTATAACATGGATTCGCCGGGCGGCATGGTGAAATTTATCTTAAGAATCCTGAAAGGAACCTTTATTGTAGAGGGAGTGGGGGCGCTGCTGTATGCTTTCCAGTTTATTCCGGAATATGGAGTAATAAAAGGAATCTGGTACTCTGTATTTCATGCGGTCTCTGCGTTCTGTAACGCCGGGATCGATATCCTGGGAAGCAGCAGTTTTATAAAATACGTAAATAACCCTCTCATAAATGTGACGACGATGCTGCTGATCATCCTGGGAGGCCTGGGATTCATTGTCTGGTATGATCTGCTGGCCGGCATCCGAAGAGCGTGGAAAAAGGAAAATCCGGGAAGATGGTGGTTTACAAGGCTTTCCCTTCATTCTAAGGTAGTGCTGACAGTAACAGCCGGAATGATATGCGCCGGAGCTTTGAATTTCTTCCTGGCAGAGTACAGCAATCCGGATACTTTGGGAAATCTTCCGATTGGAAGTAAGGTCATGGCATCCTTTTTCCAGTCTGTTACTACAAGAACAGCGGGGTTTGCAACCATTCCGCAGGCAGCTCTGACAACGGAATCCCAGATGGTGAGCTGTGTGCTGATGTTTATCGGCGGATCTCCCGGCGGAACAGCCGGAGGTATCAAAACAACAACCATCGGTCTCATTGTGATCTGCTGTATGGCTGTAGTGAAAGGAAGAGACGACGCAGAGTGTTTTGGCAGAAAAGTGGCAGAACGGAACATTCGTATGGGATCGGCTGTCATTACACTGGCAGTGATCGCGCTGTTTACCGGGACAGCTATTGTGGCAGGAATTGAGAAGGATGTATCCTTTATCCGGGTTCTCTATGAGACCTGCTCGGCAATCGGAACCGTGGGACTGACCGCTGACCTGACGCCGGATCTTGCAAGGGGCAGTCAGGCGGTTATTATGGTATTGATGTATATTGGCCGGATCGGACCGATGACACTGGCGCTTTTGTTTGGCGGACGGGCAAAACAAAAAGGACTGGAGCGAGAACTGCCCACACAGAGAGTTATGGTAGGTTAG
- a CDS encoding potassium channel family protein, with protein MKKQYAVLGLGNFGVSVALSLQQLGCEVIAVDEDMEKVQEISDHVSYAMRADIGEPSLMKSLGARNLDGLIVAISENMEANIMATLLAKEEGVPYVLAKAQHEHHAAILRKIGADAVVHPEWEMGSRVAKNLVSADFADWITLSADYSMVEVEVPRKWVGRTLEELDIRKKYGINVVGIMRGEEVEVNPDPFRPLQDDGILILIGRNQDLQRFRKE; from the coding sequence ATGAAGAAACAGTATGCAGTCTTAGGGCTTGGAAATTTTGGAGTGAGCGTGGCGCTTTCTTTGCAGCAGCTGGGCTGTGAGGTAATCGCTGTAGATGAGGATATGGAAAAGGTGCAGGAGATTTCCGATCATGTCTCCTATGCCATGCGGGCAGATATCGGTGAACCATCTTTGATGAAATCACTGGGTGCCAGAAATCTGGATGGCCTTATTGTGGCGATCTCAGAGAATATGGAAGCCAATATCATGGCGACACTTCTGGCAAAAGAGGAGGGAGTTCCCTATGTGCTGGCAAAGGCGCAGCACGAACATCATGCCGCTATCCTAAGGAAGATCGGCGCGGATGCGGTGGTGCATCCGGAGTGGGAAATGGGTTCCCGGGTAGCCAAAAATCTCGTGTCTGCAGATTTTGCGGATTGGATCACTCTGTCGGCGGATTACAGCATGGTAGAAGTGGAAGTGCCCCGCAAATGGGTCGGCAGGACACTGGAGGAATTGGATATACGAAAAAAGTACGGCATCAATGTAGTGGGCATCATGCGGGGAGAAGAGGTAGAGGTGAATCCGGATCCTTTCCGGCCCCTGCAGGATGACGGGATATTGATCCTGATCGGAAGAAATCAGGATCTGCAACGATTCAGGAAAGAGTGA
- a CDS encoding TrmH family RNA methyltransferase yields MITSTANPRIKRLAGLQKKRRMREEEQVFLTEGLRMFREAPPEMLRELYVSESFAKKEKELICRKEQEARIQAEILADHVFSHVSDTKTPQGVLCVMARRKEPSAEEMFDLQTGGKPPLLMVLDNLQDPGNLGTILRTGEGAGVTGVVMSSDCVDLYNPKTVRSTMGSVYRVPCRREDDMERFLHKMKEAGIRIYAAHLKGTADYDEEDYTGGSAFLIGNEGNGLKEETARMADTYIRIPMEGEVESLNAAIAATILMFEAGRQRRRK; encoded by the coding sequence ATGATTACAAGTACAGCCAATCCCAGAATAAAAAGACTTGCGGGACTTCAGAAAAAACGGAGGATGAGAGAGGAAGAGCAGGTGTTTCTGACAGAAGGACTTAGGATGTTTCGGGAAGCGCCGCCGGAAATGTTAAGAGAACTGTATGTCTCGGAAAGCTTTGCAAAGAAAGAAAAAGAACTGATCTGCCGGAAGGAGCAGGAGGCCCGCATTCAGGCAGAAATTCTTGCGGATCATGTATTTTCCCACGTTTCAGATACAAAGACGCCCCAGGGCGTCCTGTGTGTGATGGCACGAAGAAAGGAGCCGTCTGCAGAGGAGATGTTTGATCTGCAGACAGGCGGGAAGCCGCCTCTTCTTATGGTGCTGGATAATCTGCAGGATCCGGGAAATCTGGGTACTATCCTTCGAACCGGCGAGGGAGCCGGCGTGACCGGAGTTGTTATGAGCAGCGATTGTGTGGATCTTTATAATCCCAAGACTGTCCGATCTACAATGGGATCCGTATACCGGGTTCCCTGCAGGCGTGAGGATGACATGGAAAGATTTCTTCACAAGATGAAAGAAGCCGGGATCCGGATTTATGCGGCCCATCTGAAAGGGACGGCAGATTATGACGAGGAAGATTATACAGGCGGCAGTGCCTTCCTGATCGGGAATGAAGGAAATGGACTTAAGGAAGAAACGGCCCGGATGGCAGACACCTATATCCGCATCCCCATGGAAGGGGAAGTGGAATCGCTGAATGCAGCCATTGCCGCTACAATCCTGATGTTTGAGGCGGGGAGACAGCGAAGAAGGAAATGA
- a CDS encoding GGDEF domain-containing protein yields the protein MRRKKWILAVLAAAVMAAAVAKAWFVEPIARIEPLKEVTDLSEEWIVKSGSLPSEGEMEYHYRIPKDDPKDLVFAVENCGEPFRVYLDGEPIFQYNDKYREKGLMLQWIPLSADAGGKELTLCIGEEVGEGLLAGKYASWIGPQDAVFLKVVEENLYMAFLGCFTIILGIAVTVMSFAFTGRSPVTVKKSFRYLGIFIFLTGVWEITDSSILQIVTGKTAVITLFSFFSFMMMPCFFVCFMKTMMTEGKKALSILEFLYLTNAVFTSGSYLFRIFNLYETLSIQHILIVVSVITVLFYGIREVRQKENRKIRKTIIGLGFLALSGMISLGVFYTGFFRLYPVFYSTGLFIFIGCLASTAVDELYYHLEASASTKVYRSLAYTDVMTRMNNRSAFIEEQERREVKTGEGCIVMDINNLKQINDQYGHLEGDSLIRDAAECIRQVFEGIGICYRMGGDEFVVILENTTEEDLKKNIQNLERQLEYKNRDRKFPIVIASGYEIAGEEGSLMRDLLDGADAGMYRKKQAMKEKHQKI from the coding sequence ATGAGGAGAAAAAAATGGATCCTGGCAGTTCTGGCAGCGGCGGTAATGGCAGCAGCGGTGGCTAAGGCCTGGTTTGTTGAGCCGATTGCAAGGATAGAGCCTTTAAAAGAAGTGACAGATTTAAGTGAAGAGTGGATAGTAAAAAGTGGAAGTCTCCCGAGTGAGGGGGAAATGGAGTATCACTACCGGATTCCGAAGGATGATCCAAAGGATCTGGTCTTTGCCGTAGAAAACTGCGGGGAGCCTTTTCGTGTATATCTGGATGGAGAACCTATTTTCCAATATAATGACAAATACAGGGAAAAAGGGCTGATGCTCCAATGGATCCCTCTTTCTGCCGATGCAGGTGGAAAGGAACTGACACTTTGTATAGGAGAAGAGGTCGGAGAGGGGCTGCTTGCCGGTAAATATGCCTCATGGATCGGTCCGCAGGATGCTGTGTTTTTGAAAGTAGTGGAAGAAAATCTGTATATGGCTTTTCTCGGATGCTTTACTATTATTCTGGGAATTGCCGTGACGGTTATGAGTTTTGCTTTTACAGGCAGGAGTCCTGTCACAGTGAAAAAAAGTTTCCGGTATCTGGGGATTTTTATTTTTCTGACAGGTGTCTGGGAGATCACAGATTCAAGTATTCTGCAGATCGTCACGGGAAAAACAGCAGTAATCACTCTGTTTTCCTTTTTCTCTTTTATGATGATGCCCTGCTTTTTTGTCTGCTTTATGAAAACGATGATGACAGAAGGCAAAAAAGCCCTGTCAATATTGGAGTTTTTATATCTGACCAATGCCGTATTTACAAGCGGTTCCTATTTATTTCGTATTTTCAACCTGTATGAAACGCTGTCGATCCAGCATATTCTGATCGTCGTTTCTGTGATCACTGTGCTGTTTTATGGTATTCGAGAGGTGCGGCAGAAGGAAAACAGGAAAATCAGGAAGACGATCATAGGACTTGGATTTCTGGCTTTGTCCGGAATGATTTCTCTGGGTGTTTTTTATACGGGATTTTTCCGGTTATATCCGGTTTTTTACAGTACGGGACTTTTTATTTTTATCGGCTGCCTTGCCAGTACGGCAGTAGACGAACTCTATTACCATTTGGAAGCCAGTGCCAGTACCAAGGTATACCGGAGCCTTGCTTATACGGATGTGATGACGAGGATGAACAACCGATCAGCCTTTATTGAAGAGCAGGAAAGACGGGAGGTAAAGACAGGAGAAGGCTGTATTGTAATGGATATCAATAACCTGAAGCAGATCAATGATCAGTATGGACATCTGGAGGGAGACAGCCTGATCCGGGATGCGGCGGAATGTATTCGTCAAGTGTTTGAAGGAATTGGAATATGCTATCGCATGGGCGGAGATGAATTTGTCGTTATACTGGAAAATACGACGGAAGAAGATTTGAAAAAAAATATTCAGAACCTGGAGCGGCAGCTGGAATACAAAAACAGAGACAGAAAATTTCCGATTGTAATTGCCAGCGGTTATGAGATTGCAGGAGAGGAAGGGAGTTTGATGCGGGATCTTCTGGACGGCGCCGATGCAGGAATGTACCGTAAAAAACAGGCTATGAAGGAAAAACACCAAAAGATATAA
- the argF gene encoding ornithine carbamoyltransferase — MNLKGRSFLKLRDFTAEEILYLVDLAEELKEKRKKGIKGHSLQGKNIALIFEKPSTRTRCAFTIGAQDEGATATYLAGSELQLGEKESIEDTARVLGRMFDGIEYRGFDHEFVEALAQYSGVPVWNGLTDQWHPTQCLATLLTLKENFGHIKGLKIVYLGDGRNNVANSLLMGCSKVGVNIAIAAPKRLWPDADLVEECRGYAKEAGSVVEVSDELDVVEGADMLYTDVWFSMGEEKKEQERTKLALPYQVNAELMKRTGKDTTLFSHCLPANKGKEVTEDVFESEKSVVFDEAENRLHTIKAIMVATLGE; from the coding sequence ATGAATTTAAAAGGACGTAGTTTTTTGAAGTTAAGAGACTTTACTGCAGAGGAGATTTTATACCTGGTAGATCTTGCAGAGGAGCTGAAAGAAAAACGAAAAAAAGGAATCAAAGGACACAGCCTGCAGGGAAAGAATATTGCCCTGATCTTTGAAAAACCTTCTACAAGAACGAGATGTGCTTTTACTATCGGGGCGCAGGACGAGGGTGCAACTGCGACATATCTGGCAGGGTCCGAACTGCAGCTCGGCGAAAAGGAGAGTATTGAAGATACGGCGCGTGTTCTGGGACGTATGTTTGACGGAATTGAATACAGAGGATTTGACCACGAATTTGTAGAAGCTCTTGCACAGTACAGCGGCGTTCCGGTATGGAACGGTCTGACAGATCAGTGGCATCCCACACAGTGTCTGGCAACTCTGCTTACACTGAAGGAAAATTTCGGACATATTAAAGGACTGAAAATTGTTTATCTGGGAGACGGACGCAACAACGTGGCAAACAGCCTTCTGATGGGATGCAGTAAGGTTGGAGTGAATATTGCTATTGCAGCTCCAAAACGTCTGTGGCCGGATGCAGATCTTGTAGAGGAATGCAGAGGTTATGCAAAAGAGGCAGGTTCTGTAGTGGAAGTATCGGATGAACTGGATGTGGTAGAAGGAGCGGATATGCTCTATACGGACGTATGGTTCTCCATGGGCGAGGAGAAGAAAGAACAGGAGAGAACAAAGCTTGCCCTTCCGTATCAGGTAAATGCAGAGCTGATGAAGCGCACCGGCAAGGATACCACACTGTTCTCACACTGTCTGCCTGCAAATAAAGGAAAAGAAGTAACAGAGGACGTATTTGAAAGCGAGAAATCAGTTGTGTTTGACGAGGCGGAGAATCGTCTGCACACTATCAAGGCCATAATGGTTGCAACGCTTGGAGAATAA
- a CDS encoding biotin--[acetyl-CoA-carboxylase] ligase encodes MKTEILSMLRAADGYVSGQQICDRFHVSRTAVWKVIEQLKEEGYEIEAVRRRGYHLTGSPDVMSKAEIESRIETKWAGRNVFYYEETDSTNTRAKALGEEGAPHGTLAAADAQSAGKGRRGRGWESAPGKDIYMSILLKPQISPVQAPMLTLVMALSAVEAVKEETGLDAGIKWPNDLVINKKKICGILTEMSLEEEQISYVVIGVGINVNHDEFPEELAGRATSLKLESGKEWTRAKLVAQVMEKFEKNYEIFLKDGSLAGLKERYNGLLLNKEREVRVLDPKGEYTAFALGINEKGELLVEREDGRREAVFSGEVSVRGIYGYV; translated from the coding sequence ATGAAAACAGAAATTTTATCCATGCTTCGGGCAGCAGATGGATATGTATCAGGGCAGCAGATCTGTGACAGGTTTCATGTGTCCAGAACTGCTGTCTGGAAAGTAATAGAACAGCTAAAAGAAGAAGGGTATGAAATAGAGGCAGTCCGCAGGAGAGGTTATCACCTGACCGGAAGTCCCGATGTGATGTCAAAAGCTGAAATTGAGAGCCGGATCGAGACAAAATGGGCAGGGCGGAATGTCTTTTATTATGAAGAAACAGATTCTACCAATACACGGGCAAAGGCCCTGGGAGAAGAAGGGGCGCCCCACGGCACTTTAGCGGCGGCGGATGCACAGAGTGCAGGGAAAGGGCGGCGCGGCAGAGGATGGGAGTCGGCGCCCGGAAAGGATATCTATATGAGTATCCTTTTAAAACCGCAGATCTCACCTGTGCAGGCGCCTATGCTGACATTGGTCATGGCTCTTAGCGCCGTAGAGGCGGTGAAGGAAGAGACCGGACTTGATGCCGGAATCAAATGGCCCAATGATCTTGTGATAAATAAGAAAAAAATATGCGGCATTTTGACGGAAATGAGTCTGGAAGAAGAACAGATCAGTTATGTGGTGATCGGAGTGGGGATTAATGTGAACCATGATGAGTTTCCGGAAGAATTGGCAGGGAGGGCTACTTCCCTGAAACTGGAATCCGGCAAAGAGTGGACCCGGGCTAAGCTTGTTGCACAGGTGATGGAAAAATTTGAAAAGAATTATGAGATCTTTCTGAAGGATGGGAGTCTTGCAGGGCTTAAAGAGCGCTACAACGGGCTTCTTTTAAATAAGGAAAGAGAAGTGCGCGTGCTCGATCCAAAGGGAGAGTATACGGCATTTGCTTTGGGGATCAATGAAAAAGGAGAGCTTCTTGTGGAGCGGGAGGACGGCAGACGCGAGGCTGTGTTTTCCGGGGAAGTCTCTGTACGAGGAATATATGGATATGTATAA
- a CDS encoding DUF6145 family protein: MYKDKIVLCGANSYEEKYYLNPDFEQLPDHVKDELKIMCVLYVHDVGGILTLAYEEDGTLCFEVSSVEGDAMFDEIGSQLKIKQLQREKEELLEALQLYYQVFFLGQEEQKKGD, encoded by the coding sequence ATGTATAAGGATAAAATTGTGCTCTGCGGGGCAAATTCATATGAGGAAAAATATTATCTCAATCCGGACTTTGAACAGCTTCCGGATCATGTAAAGGATGAGCTGAAGATCATGTGTGTGCTCTATGTACATGATGTGGGAGGAATCCTGACACTGGCTTATGAGGAAGATGGAACGCTGTGTTTCGAGGTGTCTTCTGTAGAAGGAGACGCCATGTTTGATGAGATCGGAAGCCAGCTTAAGATCAAGCAGCTGCAAAGGGAAAAAGAAGAACTTCTGGAGGCTCTTCAGCTGTACTATCAGGTATTTTTCCTGGGACAGGAAGAACAGAAAAAGGGGGACTGA
- a CDS encoding type III pantothenate kinase, which translates to MLLVMDVGNTNITMGLYRESELLAKFRMTTKQPRTSDEYGIAIREMIRNQGENPEEVDDIIIASVVPDIMHSLGSCIIKYFNRKPIIVSAGIKTGIRVATENPRQTGPDKIVDAVAAYYLYGGPVIVIDFGTATTYDLVEPDGTFAVGVIAPGIRTSARALWGDAAMLPEIEIRKPDTILARETVSSMQAGLVYGYIGQTEYIIDRMKKESGYLDAKVVATGGLGNILAAATESIDIYDPILTLEGLRLIYERNRFRGKKKEQETERTSDR; encoded by the coding sequence ATGCTGCTTGTAATGGATGTAGGCAACACAAATATTACAATGGGGCTGTATCGGGAGAGCGAGCTTCTGGCAAAATTCCGAATGACAACAAAACAGCCGAGAACTTCAGATGAATATGGAATAGCGATCCGGGAAATGATCCGGAACCAGGGAGAAAATCCGGAAGAAGTAGACGACATTATCATTGCGTCTGTCGTGCCGGACATTATGCATTCTCTGGGCAGCTGCATTATTAAATATTTTAACCGGAAGCCGATCATCGTCTCTGCAGGGATCAAGACCGGAATCCGGGTGGCAACAGAAAATCCGCGCCAGACAGGACCGGATAAGATCGTGGATGCAGTGGCAGCCTATTATCTGTATGGAGGGCCGGTTATTGTCATTGATTTTGGTACAGCGACTACTTATGATCTGGTAGAGCCGGACGGTACATTTGCAGTGGGAGTCATTGCGCCGGGGATCCGCACATCAGCAAGAGCGCTGTGGGGAGATGCAGCCATGCTTCCGGAGATTGAAATACGGAAACCGGATACTATTCTGGCCAGAGAGACAGTGTCCAGTATGCAGGCCGGACTGGTGTACGGCTATATCGGTCAGACAGAATATATTATTGACCGGATGAAAAAGGAATCCGGATATCTGGATGCGAAAGTAGTGGCAACAGGAGGACTTGGAAACATCCTTGCGGCAGCAACGGAAAGTATTGATATCTATGATCCGATCCTGACTCTGGAAGGTCTGCGCCTTATATATGAAAGGAATCGTTTCCGGGGAAAGAAGAAGGAGCAGGAAACGGAAAGGACATCTGACAGATGA
- the dusB gene encoding tRNA dihydrouridine synthase DusB: MKIGNLTIEHPYVLAPMAGVTDLPFRLLCKEQGAGLLCMEMVSAKALQYENRNTRELLKIHPEEYPVSLQLFGSDPDVISEQAKKIEELPFQILDINMGCPVPKVVKNGEGSALMKQPDLVYEIVSKTVKAIQKPVTVKIRKGFDDSSINAVEIAKIIEEAGGAAVAVHGRTREQYYSGEADWDIIRQVKEAVGIPVIGNGDVTSVKKAMDMMKQTGCDGVMIARGAQGNPWIFRELKHYDETGDILPRPSNTEIRDMMLRHAALQIKYKGEYQGIRQMRSHVAWYTKGMTGSARLREAINQVESYEELKALLEAKIY, from the coding sequence ATGAAAATAGGAAATCTTACAATCGAGCACCCGTATGTGCTGGCACCGATGGCAGGCGTAACAGACCTGCCATTCCGTTTGCTCTGCAAAGAGCAGGGTGCCGGCCTTTTATGTATGGAAATGGTAAGCGCAAAAGCGCTTCAGTATGAAAATCGTAATACCAGGGAACTTCTGAAGATCCATCCCGAAGAGTATCCGGTATCCCTCCAGTTGTTTGGCTCGGATCCTGATGTCATCAGCGAGCAGGCCAAAAAGATAGAAGAACTTCCTTTTCAGATTTTAGACATCAATATGGGGTGTCCGGTTCCTAAAGTAGTGAAAAATGGAGAAGGGTCTGCTTTGATGAAGCAGCCGGATCTGGTCTATGAGATCGTATCCAAAACGGTCAAAGCAATTCAGAAACCTGTGACGGTAAAAATCCGTAAAGGCTTTGACGATTCCAGTATAAATGCTGTGGAAATCGCAAAGATTATTGAGGAAGCCGGCGGGGCGGCAGTGGCGGTTCACGGAAGGACGAGAGAGCAGTATTATTCCGGGGAAGCGGACTGGGATATTATCCGGCAGGTCAAAGAAGCGGTTGGCATCCCTGTTATCGGTAATGGAGATGTGACTTCTGTAAAAAAAGCAATGGACATGATGAAACAGACCGGGTGCGACGGGGTGATGATTGCCCGGGGAGCACAGGGGAATCCATGGATCTTCCGGGAATTGAAGCACTACGATGAGACAGGAGACATTCTGCCCAGACCTTCCAATACAGAGATCAGGGATATGATGCTCCGGCATGCGGCGCTTCAGATCAAATATAAAGGAGAGTATCAGGGAATCCGTCAGATGCGCAGTCATGTGGCCTGGTATACCAAAGGGATGACGGGTTCTGCCAGGCTTCGGGAGGCCATCAATCAGGTGGAAAGTTATGAAGAATTAAAGGCACTTCTGGAGGCGAAAATCTATTGA